The Bacillota bacterium genome contains a region encoding:
- a CDS encoding BTAD domain-containing putative transcriptional regulator → MSEILLPRLQVPVPPAVYRRPRLEARLTEALARRVLAVRAGPGYGKTTLLADFANRSGLPVVWLQVDERDGDPGHLARYLLEGLDRLAAGEASGRVAPGEDGQAGIPPRAGDVSSEGLLARLLDALVRAASAQARGPLVIVLNDLDVVGEAPETAGLLSSLVEYLPGGTGLWLTCRTMPALPLPRWKARRLATELGEEDLALSPEEIRDFCREILNLELDEAAARLVHRATFGWVTGLVLFVESLPSPRAASRPTRREADLVRAARHLLQVLGARPGGAPSGEPGPSDARGALAALYQYLASEILQRLRPELQRFLMQSAVLPFLSVDGCAFLSKAVGSAAGEKPVRPGEAGPGHTEPWEDAAALLEEAVERVPMVFPLGEGRYTYHPMLRVFLVDKLREVAGNRRFQMLQRRAGDYLASRGWREEALDCYVQGRAWSRVARVLREHGRTFVRSGSLHALESWLAPLPPEVLGREPELLNVLAAVRSAQGKGDAALALWEKAVRLSEEALAGTGQATVGVEVAPGGSGEAAAGSTGAAWRPKYPRARLPSLLVDCRTQMADVFTDRGQAERARDTLAPLIEQTDDEVPADARARVYHSLARATWMSLDWNRTRVLVEQAMEHYGRAGDHRGQAAMLNVLGATVHEPRGDLERALSAYRRALELVEGELASPQMLLYRVNRDHILAELGLTAEATAGLEETVSLARQWGLDKVLTLATLFLGEAYLDAGRVADALATLERALEMAAESGDKLRVAGAQYGLANVHRARGEPDRALEAAQEDLRLVREIGNPYFLAQSLTNLAFLHLDRGEAAAIAYLEEAECSLAQHPNAWEQVRVHLGLALAHREDDPSRSRHHLQRCLEMCEGRNYTMIFRRERDLCAPLLADAYRDGVCPATVSRILAELGVGIPELGSREPEAHEAAAGGGFGPVPTRATPAALPVLGAGAGEAPCLAGVAVQCLGSLRVWVNGEEVARSAWGKAKALRLFKYLLAHRRRWVALEDVLDALWPEMEADAAAANFRVLLHHARRALSGTAPPAARRACTVAATPLSPGERGSAAGRAAEPAAVLLYASGRCRVDWRALAWVDADEFARCVEQGRGLAREGRAEDATAHFARAVDLYRGDFLGEEPHEEWAEAEREMLRGLALEALEWLSRHAAGGGDHGRAVALLRRALALDPYREDLHRLLMIELVESGRRAEALQQYRRCEEILARELDAAPAPETTELYRHLLRGAARPAALA, encoded by the coding sequence TTGTCGGAGATCCTGTTACCGAGGTTGCAGGTGCCGGTGCCGCCGGCTGTGTACCGTCGGCCGCGCCTGGAGGCGCGGTTGACAGAGGCTCTTGCCCGCAGGGTGCTGGCGGTACGGGCGGGTCCGGGGTACGGCAAGACCACGCTGTTGGCAGACTTCGCAAACCGGTCCGGTCTCCCCGTGGTCTGGTTGCAGGTGGATGAACGGGATGGGGACCCGGGCCATCTGGCCCGGTACCTCTTGGAGGGGCTGGACCGCCTGGCCGCCGGAGAAGCTTCCGGCCGGGTTGCGCCGGGCGAGGACGGGCAGGCAGGGATTCCGCCCCGTGCCGGCGACGTCAGCAGCGAGGGCCTGCTGGCGCGGTTGCTGGATGCCCTGGTGCGGGCAGCCTCGGCGCAGGCGCGTGGCCCCCTGGTGATCGTCCTCAATGACCTGGATGTGGTCGGAGAAGCGCCCGAGACCGCCGGCCTCCTGTCGTCTCTGGTGGAATACCTGCCGGGCGGGACGGGCCTGTGGCTTACCTGCCGGACCATGCCGGCGCTTCCCCTGCCCCGCTGGAAGGCAAGGCGCCTGGCAACGGAGCTGGGAGAGGAGGATCTGGCCCTCTCACCCGAGGAGATTCGGGACTTCTGCCGGGAGATCCTGAATCTGGAGCTGGACGAGGCTGCCGCCAGGTTGGTGCACCGCGCCACGTTCGGCTGGGTGACGGGCCTGGTGCTGTTCGTGGAGTCCCTGCCCTCACCAAGAGCTGCGTCCCGGCCGACGCGCCGGGAGGCTGACCTGGTCCGGGCAGCGCGCCACCTCCTGCAGGTTCTGGGTGCGCGTCCCGGTGGTGCTCCTTCCGGAGAGCCGGGGCCCTCTGACGCGCGTGGGGCGCTGGCGGCCCTTTACCAGTACCTGGCGTCGGAGATCCTGCAGCGGTTGCGGCCGGAGTTGCAGCGGTTCCTGATGCAGAGCGCGGTACTCCCCTTCCTGAGCGTGGACGGCTGTGCCTTCCTCAGCAAGGCTGTCGGATCCGCTGCCGGAGAGAAGCCCGTTCGACCAGGAGAGGCTGGCCCGGGGCATACCGAACCCTGGGAGGATGCGGCCGCGCTCCTGGAGGAGGCGGTGGAGAGGGTGCCCATGGTGTTTCCCCTGGGCGAGGGGCGGTACACGTACCATCCCATGTTGCGGGTCTTCCTGGTAGACAAGCTCCGGGAGGTAGCGGGGAACCGGCGTTTCCAGATGCTGCAGCGGCGGGCGGGAGACTATCTTGCCTCCCGCGGATGGCGCGAGGAGGCCCTTGATTGCTATGTGCAGGGCCGGGCGTGGAGCCGCGTGGCCCGGGTGCTCAGGGAACATGGCCGGACGTTCGTACGCAGTGGCTCCCTGCACGCCCTGGAAAGCTGGCTGGCACCTCTCCCTCCTGAGGTCCTGGGCCGCGAGCCCGAACTGCTTAACGTGCTGGCTGCCGTCCGGAGTGCGCAGGGGAAGGGTGATGCGGCCCTCGCGCTGTGGGAGAAGGCGGTAAGACTGAGCGAGGAGGCACTGGCCGGCACCGGGCAGGCAACCGTAGGGGTCGAGGTGGCCCCGGGCGGCTCCGGGGAGGCAGCGGCCGGTTCGACGGGAGCCGCATGGCGCCCAAAGTACCCGCGAGCGAGGCTGCCCTCTCTCCTCGTGGATTGCCGCACCCAGATGGCGGATGTCTTCACCGACCGTGGGCAGGCAGAGCGGGCCCGTGACACCCTGGCGCCCCTGATAGAGCAGACGGACGACGAAGTACCGGCGGATGCCCGCGCCAGGGTGTACCATTCCCTGGCGCGTGCCACCTGGATGAGCCTGGACTGGAATCGCACCCGGGTCCTGGTTGAGCAGGCTATGGAGCATTACGGGCGGGCCGGCGACCACCGGGGGCAGGCGGCCATGCTCAACGTCCTCGGGGCGACTGTTCACGAACCTCGGGGTGACCTGGAAAGGGCCCTGAGCGCGTACAGGCGGGCGCTGGAACTGGTTGAGGGAGAGCTGGCGTCTCCCCAGATGCTGCTGTACCGGGTCAACCGCGACCACATCCTGGCCGAGCTGGGCCTGACCGCGGAGGCCACGGCCGGGCTCGAGGAGACCGTGTCACTGGCGCGGCAGTGGGGCCTCGACAAGGTGCTGACCCTGGCCACCCTGTTCCTGGGGGAGGCCTACCTGGACGCGGGGCGGGTGGCCGATGCCCTTGCCACCCTCGAGCGGGCGCTGGAGATGGCGGCCGAGTCGGGCGACAAGCTGCGGGTGGCGGGTGCGCAGTACGGTCTGGCCAACGTGCACCGGGCCCGGGGCGAGCCCGACCGGGCCCTTGAGGCTGCGCAGGAAGACCTCCGTTTGGTCCGAGAGATCGGCAACCCCTACTTCCTGGCTCAGTCTCTGACCAATCTGGCCTTTCTCCACCTGGACCGGGGCGAGGCGGCAGCCATCGCGTACCTGGAAGAAGCCGAGTGCTCACTCGCGCAGCACCCCAACGCCTGGGAGCAGGTGCGGGTTCACCTGGGGCTGGCCCTGGCCCATCGTGAGGATGACCCGTCCCGCAGCCGGCATCATCTGCAGCGGTGCCTGGAGATGTGTGAGGGGCGCAACTACACCATGATCTTCCGGCGGGAGCGGGACCTGTGTGCGCCGCTGCTGGCCGATGCGTACCGCGACGGGGTCTGCCCCGCCACCGTATCGCGCATCCTGGCGGAACTCGGGGTGGGGATCCCTGAGTTGGGGTCGAGGGAGCCTGAGGCGCATGAAGCAGCGGCCGGCGGCGGCTTCGGGCCGGTGCCCACCCGCGCAACTCCTGCGGCACTGCCGGTCCTCGGGGCTGGTGCCGGGGAGGCGCCCTGTCTGGCGGGCGTCGCGGTGCAGTGCCTGGGGTCCCTGCGCGTCTGGGTGAACGGTGAGGAGGTAGCGAGGTCCGCCTGGGGCAAGGCCAAGGCCCTCCGGCTTTTCAAGTACCTGCTGGCCCACCGCAGGCGGTGGGTAGCCCTGGAGGACGTCCTGGACGCCCTCTGGCCGGAGATGGAGGCCGACGCGGCAGCGGCCAACTTCCGGGTGCTCCTCCACCATGCGCGACGGGCCCTGTCGGGGACCGCGCCGCCGGCGGCGCGCCGGGCGTGCACGGTTGCGGCGACGCCGCTTTCTCCGGGGGAGCGAGGGTCGGCTGCAGGGCGTGCTGCGGAGCCGGCGGCGGTACTCCTGTACGCGTCCGGGCGTTGCCGGGTCGACTGGCGGGCGCTGGCCTGGGTGGATGCGGACGAGTTCGCCCGTTGCGTAGAACAGGGGCGCGGCCTGGCACGGGAAGGGCGGGCGGAGGACGCGACCGCTCACTTTGCCCGGGCGGTCGACCTCTACCGGGGGGACTTCCTGGGGGAGGAGCCGCACGAGGAGTGGGCCGAGGCAGAACGGGAGATGTTGCGGGGGCTGGCCCTGGAGGCGCTGGAGTGGCTTTCCCGGCACGCTGCTGGCGGGGGCGATCACGGCCGGGCCGTCGCCCTGCTCCGGCGCGCCCTGGCCCTCGATCCTTACCGCGAGGATCTGCACCGTTTGCTGATGATTGAGCTGGTGGAAAGCGGTCGCCGGGCAGAGGCCCTGCAGCAGTACCGGCGCTGCGAAGAGATCCTGGCCCGGGAGCTGGATGCCGCCCCGGCGCCGGAGACGACTGAGCTTTACCGGCACCTGCTACGGGGCGCCGCGCGGCCGGCGGCCCTCGCCTGA
- a CDS encoding O-antigen ligase family protein, whose translation MAGVDAAPRPRDGAAARAGVGARRVLNIDTGPLYRGGLYICLALAPFFRGLFFPAELLPAQLVVGFLGLLWVLDHLARGTSPLAEEAALRPWHRLQDWGVIALFACYALTLAWAVDAQGAVREALKALTYVLVFLMAADLAGSPRRAEALLQALAVGGALVALVGIGAACGVVGFPGAFGGKAIMSTLQYENALAGFAMALNMAVVGLWARPLVRPRTQRDRRLQVFWRFVYAALGYMLVLVVVGTRSRGGWVIYPLAAVAVVAGMGRAYFWRALYNQFLVFSVAILVGKPFYGAVFSGDAAARLGGLRWFGAGLLVVLFGEAAYWLAGWLSGRSRMTDQVQSVLRGLGIAYVAVVLTIYFSYAVRELPLGWKQAVPVPVGETLPTVSLEDQSFLIRMYANRDALRIVRDYPWGTGGGGWNVLYHRYQSTLYWTTEVHNHFLQVWVEAGTGGFLAFLAVWVGTGMALWRLGRVESGTPRWPLAWGTGAAAFTLGAHSALDFDLSLSAVAVYLWVMLGVVAGLAGRLFQPAGRGVHRTIEPAAGGHRIGYARVAAMGLAAVLAVGLMWSSARLYAAGRLGAEAAQSMVKGELADAEEKFLRAAALDPFTASYAADLAQIYTAVGVMYHGEGSYYGQADEWLGRALRAQPCSIRLRMAACDLLLQRGEVDRAAREAEAVLDLVPLATESWEGAARAWMLGARFHLDRGAPAAARAHIEKMLELPARMEKVNERQQEVRRGLYRGPSWTPALQLALGQARFLKGDFAGALQDLEKVKADRNLGAMAQAWMAAAQYRLGHQAEGDRIARDLTARDAGLGEEIRRLCEQPVAGS comes from the coding sequence TTGGCGGGTGTTGATGCGGCTCCACGCCCGCGCGACGGTGCGGCGGCGCGCGCGGGTGTGGGAGCCAGGCGGGTACTGAATATCGATACCGGGCCCCTGTACCGGGGCGGGCTGTACATATGCCTGGCCCTGGCTCCCTTTTTCCGCGGGCTGTTTTTCCCGGCCGAACTGTTGCCGGCTCAACTGGTGGTGGGGTTCCTCGGCCTCCTGTGGGTGCTGGACCACCTGGCCCGGGGGACGTCCCCCCTCGCGGAAGAGGCGGCGCTGAGGCCCTGGCACCGCCTGCAGGACTGGGGTGTGATCGCACTCTTTGCCTGCTATGCCCTCACGCTGGCCTGGGCGGTGGATGCCCAGGGGGCGGTGCGCGAGGCCCTCAAGGCGCTTACATACGTGCTGGTGTTCCTGATGGCGGCGGACCTGGCGGGGTCACCGCGGCGGGCGGAGGCCCTCCTGCAGGCGCTGGCGGTGGGTGGTGCCCTGGTGGCCCTGGTGGGGATCGGGGCCGCCTGCGGGGTGGTGGGCTTCCCGGGAGCTTTCGGCGGCAAGGCCATCATGTCCACCCTGCAGTACGAAAATGCCCTGGCCGGGTTCGCCATGGCGCTGAACATGGCGGTGGTGGGGTTGTGGGCCAGGCCCCTGGTGCGCCCGCGCACCCAGAGGGATCGCCGGCTGCAGGTGTTCTGGCGATTCGTCTACGCGGCCCTGGGTTACATGCTGGTGCTGGTGGTGGTGGGAACCCGTTCCCGGGGGGGATGGGTGATTTACCCGCTGGCGGCGGTGGCGGTGGTGGCCGGGATGGGGCGCGCCTACTTCTGGCGGGCCCTGTACAACCAGTTTCTGGTGTTCTCGGTGGCCATCCTGGTGGGCAAGCCCTTCTACGGGGCGGTCTTCTCCGGGGACGCGGCTGCCCGCCTGGGGGGCCTGCGCTGGTTCGGGGCCGGGCTGCTGGTGGTGCTGTTTGGTGAGGCTGCGTACTGGCTGGCCGGCTGGCTGTCGGGTCGCTCGCGCATGACGGACCAGGTGCAGTCCGTCCTGCGCGGGCTGGGCATAGCCTACGTGGCCGTTGTGCTCACGATCTACTTCTCGTATGCCGTGCGCGAGCTCCCCCTGGGGTGGAAGCAGGCCGTGCCCGTGCCCGTGGGGGAGACCCTGCCCACCGTGAGCCTGGAGGACCAGAGCTTCCTCATCCGCATGTACGCAAACCGCGATGCCCTGCGCATCGTGCGCGATTACCCCTGGGGGACGGGCGGGGGCGGCTGGAACGTCCTCTATCACCGGTACCAGAGCACCCTGTACTGGACCACCGAGGTCCACAACCATTTCTTGCAGGTGTGGGTGGAAGCCGGTACCGGCGGATTCCTCGCCTTCCTGGCCGTCTGGGTGGGTACCGGGATGGCTCTCTGGCGTCTGGGGCGGGTGGAGTCGGGGACCCCGCGCTGGCCCCTGGCCTGGGGGACGGGGGCGGCGGCCTTTACGCTGGGGGCGCACAGCGCCCTGGACTTCGACCTCTCGCTCTCCGCCGTGGCCGTCTACCTGTGGGTGATGCTGGGGGTGGTGGCCGGCCTGGCGGGCCGCCTCTTCCAGCCCGCCGGCCGCGGTGTCCATCGCACCATCGAGCCTGCTGCCGGCGGGCACCGCATCGGTTACGCCAGGGTGGCCGCCATGGGGCTGGCGGCGGTGCTGGCGGTGGGGCTGATGTGGAGCTCGGCAAGGCTCTATGCTGCGGGGCGCCTGGGGGCGGAGGCGGCGCAGAGCATGGTCAAGGGCGAACTGGCCGACGCGGAGGAGAAGTTCCTGCGGGCGGCCGCCCTTGACCCCTTCACGGCCAGCTACGCCGCCGACCTGGCCCAGATCTACACCGCCGTCGGGGTGATGTACCACGGCGAGGGGTCCTACTACGGGCAGGCCGACGAATGGCTGGGGCGGGCCCTCCGGGCGCAGCCCTGCTCCATCCGCCTGCGCATGGCGGCCTGCGATCTGCTCCTGCAGCGGGGCGAGGTGGATCGCGCCGCCCGCGAGGCGGAGGCGGTGCTGGACCTGGTGCCACTGGCCACCGAGTCCTGGGAGGGGGCGGCCCGCGCCTGGATGCTGGGGGCGCGCTTCCACCTGGACCGGGGTGCCCCGGCGGCGGCCCGAGCGCACATCGAGAAGATGCTGGAGCTTCCCGCGAGGATGGAGAAGGTGAACGAGCGGCAGCAAGAGGTGCGCCGGGGATTGTACCGGGGTCCCTCGTGGACACCGGCCCTGCAACTGGCCCTGGGCCAGGCCCGGTTCCTGAAGGGCGACTTCGCCGGGGCGCTGCAGGATTTGGAGAAGGTGAAGGCTGACCGCAACCTGGGAGCGATGGCGCAGGCGTGGATGGCGGCCGCCCAGTACCGCCTGGGCCACCAGGCAGAGGGGGACAGGATTGCTCGCGACCTGACAGCGCGGGACGCGGGGCTGGGTGAGGAGATCAGACGACTGTGCGAGCAGCCCGTGGCCGGGTCGTGA
- a CDS encoding S-layer homology domain-containing protein, translated as MSTIRRTTLGNLALVLFVAFLLQVVMATGGLVGDARAATSLTTTGATLSKTPDGKVHVTVRLSPITAADFNAGWTLRFSLPGRQGVEITMPGLTWDVAGQVYTSVYTTGVYAKVYATVYANVYQMLLALHYLPSPDVYVGPGYYVRFTRAELDGTPPTVYLEGVFEPPEAPPVTPVPTTVPTDTGVLRIDPARDEAVLRVDAAKVETLLKDPQVAEVRLGIPATVDAGTLAVDIPPATVTGSETYQKPLVAELGAAGQIELRPGTVTADDLKYTDERGVERQGNLRIAASRLSQDEAAPLLATADRSQFGNQQPVAQVYEVEAQVVADGKVVGTAPRAKKPLVLVLTFDKGKVDASGAPIETTMIYVWNETAQTWDPCASKVDPVTGKVTTERPRLSKYTVMAYRRTFADIAGHWAQRDIEIMAGRLVARGVTPTTFLPDGKVTRAQFAAFLQRALGIPEEKPAQPTFSDVAPDAWYYGAVEGAAKAGLVLGWEGKFRPDHLVTREEMATMVVRGIAYDGKKVTLGEQEVATLLAGFTDRGSISDWARDNAAIAVKAGIVLGRKVDSEPPVYAPKDDAMRAEAVTMIKRLLKYLGWF; from the coding sequence ATGAGCACCATACGTCGCACAACTCTCGGGAACCTGGCCCTGGTCCTCTTCGTGGCCTTCCTGTTGCAGGTCGTGATGGCCACCGGCGGCCTGGTGGGCGACGCCCGCGCGGCTACGTCTCTCACCACCACCGGCGCCACGCTGTCCAAAACACCCGATGGGAAGGTGCACGTGACGGTCAGGTTGTCGCCCATCACAGCCGCCGATTTCAACGCTGGCTGGACGCTGAGGTTCAGCCTCCCGGGCCGCCAGGGCGTTGAGATCACCATGCCGGGCCTCACCTGGGACGTCGCTGGCCAGGTATACACTAGCGTGTACACAACTGGAGTCTACGCCAAGGTTTACGCCACGGTGTATGCCAACGTGTACCAGATGCTTCTCGCTCTGCACTACCTGCCGAGCCCTGACGTGTACGTAGGCCCCGGCTATTACGTGCGCTTTACGCGAGCCGAACTCGACGGCACACCGCCCACGGTGTACCTTGAGGGCGTGTTCGAACCGCCGGAAGCGCCGCCGGTGACGCCGGTGCCCACCACGGTGCCGACCGACACTGGCGTGTTGCGCATCGACCCGGCGCGGGATGAGGCTGTGCTGAGGGTCGATGCCGCCAAGGTCGAGACGCTGTTGAAAGATCCCCAGGTGGCGGAGGTCCGGCTGGGCATCCCGGCCACGGTCGACGCCGGAACCCTGGCGGTGGACATACCGCCGGCCACGGTGACGGGCTCCGAGACATACCAGAAGCCCCTGGTGGCTGAACTGGGGGCGGCGGGGCAAATCGAATTGAGGCCGGGCACGGTCACGGCCGACGACCTGAAGTACACCGACGAGCGGGGTGTCGAGCGGCAGGGTAACCTGCGCATCGCCGCCTCCCGTCTCAGCCAGGATGAGGCTGCGCCGCTGCTGGCGACGGCAGACAGGTCCCAGTTCGGGAACCAGCAGCCGGTGGCCCAGGTGTACGAAGTCGAGGCCCAGGTGGTGGCCGACGGCAAGGTGGTAGGCACCGCGCCGCGAGCGAAGAAGCCCCTGGTCCTGGTGCTGACCTTTGACAAGGGCAAAGTGGACGCGTCCGGGGCACCCATCGAGACCACCATGATCTACGTGTGGAACGAGACGGCCCAGACCTGGGATCCCTGCGCCAGCAAGGTGGACCCGGTTACCGGCAAGGTCACTACGGAGCGGCCTCGCCTGAGCAAGTACACCGTGATGGCATACAGGCGCACGTTCGCGGATATCGCGGGTCACTGGGCGCAGCGGGACATCGAGATCATGGCGGGTCGGTTGGTGGCCAGGGGTGTGACCCCCACCACCTTCCTGCCCGACGGTAAGGTGACCAGGGCGCAGTTCGCAGCCTTCCTGCAGCGGGCACTGGGCATCCCCGAGGAGAAGCCGGCGCAGCCGACCTTCTCCGACGTGGCTCCTGATGCCTGGTACTACGGCGCCGTGGAGGGTGCTGCCAAGGCCGGCCTGGTGCTGGGATGGGAGGGCAAGTTCCGGCCGGACCACCTGGTGACCAGGGAAGAGATGGCCACCATGGTGGTCCGCGGGATCGCCTACGACGGCAAGAAGGTGACCCTGGGTGAGCAGGAAGTGGCGACACTGCTGGCCGGGTTCACGGACCGTGGTTCGATCAGTGACTGGGCGCGCGATAACGCCGCCATAGCGGTGAAGGCCGGGATCGTCCTGGGCCGCAAGGTGGACAGCGAGCCGCCAGTATATGCTCCCAAGGACGATGCCATGAGGGCGGAAGCGGTGACCATGATCAAGCGCCTGCTCAAGTACCTGGGCTGGTTCTAG
- a CDS encoding crosslink repair DNA glycosylase YcaQ family protein — protein sequence MDEVTLRSLVARGEGEQLEFKRGTAEFSDLAEAVVCLANHRGGWVLLGVDDRGRITGCDHDVGLLKRAIFDSTQPPLTVDVEEAEVSEGRVLCIRVPETPWVVATARGRYLRRSGTDCLPVPPTALLELMVSRGQVDLSRLVVRGACLHDLDPAQLGSLRELLRLRGRAPDLVALREMDLMVTLGLVEQAGDEARPTVTGMVALGYPAALTRFVTQWEIKYLHFDASGRPETREEIRLPLVLALRRLEELVELRNSRVAVPVGMARVEIAEFPPEVYREAVLNALCHRDLSRVEPIYVYHHPDRLTVSSPGGLPGDITPDNIIRHRAYHRNPTLALLVERLGYVERAGIGVDMMFRVCLEQGKEPPEIRATPDSVEVILRNGKVAASFVRFVQRRVEQGKLLSLDELLVLNHFRRHPEIDRAGAARVCQCSDREAADILDGMVNRGLLVRLGRTRGSTYRLHSAVIGELGDWAAKAMPHPPYPDTAALRLVAERGFLTAGDCRQVLGLTPAQSRRFLKALVEKGWLERRGTGRGARYVRGPVQPEPQDQ from the coding sequence GTGGATGAGGTGACCTTGCGTAGCCTGGTGGCTAGAGGCGAGGGGGAACAGCTCGAGTTCAAGCGGGGGACGGCGGAGTTCTCGGACCTGGCGGAAGCGGTGGTGTGCCTGGCCAACCACCGGGGAGGATGGGTGCTCCTGGGGGTGGATGACAGAGGCCGCATAACGGGTTGCGACCACGACGTGGGCCTGCTCAAGCGGGCGATTTTCGACAGCACCCAGCCCCCCCTTACCGTGGATGTCGAGGAGGCGGAAGTTTCCGAAGGCCGGGTCCTCTGCATCCGGGTGCCCGAGACTCCCTGGGTGGTGGCGACGGCCCGGGGGCGGTACCTGCGCCGGTCGGGGACGGATTGCCTGCCGGTGCCGCCCACCGCCCTGTTGGAACTGATGGTCTCCAGGGGGCAGGTGGACCTGTCCAGGTTAGTGGTGCGAGGTGCGTGCCTCCACGACCTGGATCCGGCCCAACTGGGTTCCCTCAGGGAATTGCTGCGCCTCAGAGGGCGGGCTCCGGACCTGGTGGCTCTGCGAGAGATGGACCTCATGGTGACACTGGGACTGGTCGAGCAGGCCGGGGATGAAGCCCGTCCCACCGTCACCGGCATGGTGGCGCTCGGGTATCCCGCCGCCTTGACACGGTTTGTGACCCAGTGGGAGATCAAATACCTGCATTTTGATGCGTCGGGAAGGCCGGAGACGAGAGAAGAGATCCGGCTTCCCCTGGTGCTTGCTCTGCGCCGCCTGGAGGAATTGGTCGAACTGCGCAACAGCAGGGTTGCGGTGCCGGTGGGCATGGCCCGGGTGGAGATCGCCGAGTTCCCGCCTGAGGTGTACCGCGAGGCGGTGCTCAACGCGCTGTGTCACCGCGACCTGAGCCGGGTGGAACCCATCTACGTGTATCATCACCCCGATCGTCTGACCGTGAGCAGTCCCGGAGGCCTGCCCGGAGATATCACCCCCGACAACATCATCCGGCACCGCGCCTACCATCGCAATCCCACCCTGGCCCTGCTGGTGGAACGCCTGGGGTACGTGGAGCGGGCGGGCATCGGTGTGGACATGATGTTCCGCGTGTGCCTGGAACAGGGCAAGGAGCCGCCGGAGATACGTGCCACTCCCGATTCGGTGGAGGTTATTCTGCGCAACGGCAAGGTCGCCGCGTCCTTTGTGAGGTTCGTGCAGCGCCGGGTTGAGCAGGGGAAGTTGCTTTCTCTGGACGAACTGCTTGTACTCAACCATTTCCGCCGTCATCCTGAGATAGACCGGGCGGGAGCCGCCCGTGTGTGCCAGTGTTCTGATCGCGAGGCCGCCGACATCCTGGACGGCATGGTGAACCGGGGCCTGCTGGTGCGGCTGGGCCGCACGAGGGGAAGCACGTACCGGCTGCATAGTGCGGTGATCGGGGAACTGGGCGACTGGGCCGCCAAGGCGATGCCTCATCCGCCCTATCCCGACACGGCCGCGCTGCGCCTGGTGGCGGAAAGGGGATTTCTGACCGCGGGTGATTGCCGCCAGGTTCTTGGGTTGACGCCTGCCCAATCGCGCAGGTTCCTGAAGGCCCTGGTGGAAAAGGGATGGCTCGAGAGGCGTGGCACCGGGAGGGGAGCCCGGTACGTAAGAGGGCCGGTTCAGCCCGAACCCCAAGATCAGTGA
- a CDS encoding Wzz/FepE/Etk N-terminal domain-containing protein, with protein sequence MAVSRNEVMDQGAELREGEIDLRQLLRVLRKWSWVVALITVVAVISAAVLSYFVLDAVYEAQVTLMVTQALPTTQPGGQPLQGQGLEQVMGVLARLPQMTLNTYVGQLTSESLMQRVLDALHLDRQGYTARGLAGLVQAKNIKDTNLIQVTVSHTDPHLAAEIANAVSRQFVDFVSEQNREQMAKSVEFLEKQSADVEGELKAARQKLHDFQVQARGVAVVQQEFASKSADLARMQSEAVQLGVTIDQLQAGVRGLQGTLASTPRTVVVEEDGKKIERLNDVYISLSQMLEQKQVELAEKQARLESTRRFVAQLEADLAGLQAELVDKQARESELQERVDQLNQTYQTLLQKKTEVQIARSINLGDTSILLVSPAYVPSRAARPNRQLNMAVSGVLGVMVGVMLAFLLEYLDNTVKSAEDVQRVLGAPVIGNVPLFTGADRGR encoded by the coding sequence TTGGCAGTCTCCAGGAACGAAGTCATGGATCAGGGGGCGGAGCTACGGGAGGGTGAAATCGACCTCCGGCAACTCCTGCGAGTGCTGCGGAAGTGGTCGTGGGTGGTTGCCCTCATCACCGTGGTGGCAGTCATCAGCGCTGCTGTGCTCAGCTACTTCGTGCTCGACGCGGTGTACGAGGCCCAGGTCACCCTGATGGTCACTCAGGCCCTCCCCACCACCCAGCCCGGCGGGCAGCCCTTGCAGGGGCAGGGCCTGGAGCAGGTGATGGGCGTGCTGGCCCGGCTTCCCCAGATGACCCTGAATACCTACGTGGGTCAGTTGACCAGCGAGTCCCTCATGCAGCGGGTGCTGGACGCCCTGCACCTGGACCGCCAGGGGTACACGGCCCGCGGCCTGGCCGGCCTGGTGCAGGCCAAGAACATCAAGGACACCAACCTCATTCAGGTGACGGTTTCCCACACCGATCCCCACCTGGCGGCGGAAATTGCCAACGCCGTCTCCCGCCAGTTCGTCGACTTCGTGTCCGAACAGAACCGGGAGCAGATGGCCAAATCGGTGGAGTTCCTCGAGAAACAGAGCGCCGACGTAGAGGGGGAGCTCAAGGCGGCCCGGCAGAAACTCCACGATTTCCAGGTCCAGGCGCGCGGCGTGGCCGTGGTGCAGCAGGAGTTCGCCTCCAAGAGCGCGGACCTGGCGCGTATGCAGTCGGAAGCCGTCCAGCTCGGGGTGACCATCGACCAGTTGCAGGCGGGCGTGCGGGGGCTGCAGGGGACGCTGGCGTCGACGCCCAGGACGGTGGTGGTGGAGGAGGACGGCAAGAAGATCGAGCGGCTTAACGACGTGTACATCTCCCTGTCCCAGATGCTGGAGCAGAAGCAGGTGGAGCTTGCGGAGAAGCAGGCCCGTCTGGAGAGCACCCGCCGGTTCGTCGCCCAATTGGAAGCCGATCTGGCGGGCCTGCAGGCCGAACTGGTGGACAAGCAGGCCCGGGAGAGCGAACTGCAGGAGCGGGTCGATCAGCTGAACCAGACCTACCAGACCCTGCTGCAGAAGAAAACCGAGGTCCAGATCGCCCGTTCCATCAATCTGGGCGACACCTCCATCCTGCTGGTGTCCCCCGCGTACGTGCCTAGCCGCGCCGCCCGTCCCAACCGGCAGCTCAATATGGCGGTCTCCGGGGTGCTGGGCGTCATGGTGGGGGTCATGCTGGCCTTCCTGCTGGAATACCTGGACAACACGGTGAAGAGCGCCGAGGACGTGCAGCGCGTGCTGGGGGCGCCGGTGATCGGCAACGTGCCGCTTTTCACCGGTGCCGATCGGGGGAGGTAG